The Vicia villosa cultivar HV-30 ecotype Madison, WI unplaced genomic scaffold, Vvil1.0 ctg.000746F_1_1, whole genome shotgun sequence DNA window ttgtcttttgatttggttttatgtatgaaaaatagcatgggcaaattttgggtatGACAGATGCTATGAGTTAAAGGCTGTGAGAAGGGACTATTGTGATATTCCATGTGATTTGAATAAAAGAATGAAGAACAATCAATGTCGAGAAGAAAAACACTTCTCATATAACATATAGAGAACTCTTGTATCATAATGAACTCTTGTAGGAGTGTTCACAATGCGATTTGGAcggttttgacgtaaaaaatcatccaaaccacaagagaaaaaagtgtgcggttcggtttggttctaTTGGCGTTTAGagataaaaccaaatcaaaccaaattaGACCAATGTGGTTTGGGTTGGTTCAGTCGGTTCgggttttttataaaatatatattaagctATACATACACAtatgatgacaacataactttgtatttagtcttttatgtgttatcaaataacaacaaaactcatcatatttagacaacaacttttcatttaatatacaaaaataagattagataaaagtataaaaatatatataaaatagtagcaaaaaacaatagaaaaaaacattataatgaaatagaaaaaaaaagagtgaaagattagagaagaggaaaaagaaagagaaaaataagagaTATTAGAGAATAAGAGGAGCATTGAAAACGTAATTGgaagaaagaacttaagagatgagagactagagaagaatatgtgatatgtacttgaaaagaagatgagaagaaggcgCGATACCGCTAggcgagatttgagaagacttaaactaaaaccttaagtgtgaggaagGGAAAATAATTCATAATCGTAAGGATAAGGCGTAATAGATTTGAGTTTGGATTGGATGTGGGTTAAGTGAATATTGGTTGTAATATAATATGGTTTGGTTAAGTTTGGTTTGTAaattacaaaccgcaaaccaatcCGAACCGCGAGGTTTTGCTAAAAAATGACTCAAACACATTCAAAtcaaatgcgattttttgcggtTTCTATTTGGTTTTGTTCGGTTTTGCGGTTTGTATTGGACCGATTTGGTTTTGAACATCCCTAAAATCTTGTACCAATTTTATCATGGCATGTCTTATGATGTGTTTctcttattataatattatttgttaGCCTTTAAAAAAAACAGAGAGAAAATGAAttcaagaatatgaaaattaaaaaaaaaaaatatcattcatTTATGTATTTACAAGTATATCTAGTAAACACTAGAGAAAAGACAAGATTGTTAACAACATTCATACTTACTAGTAGTTAGTTGTTATCATCTACTCCCTCTTTTTCTCATATACAAACAACAAGAAAAATATCAATAATCACAAATAATAGCAAAAAAAATTCTACGACTATTATGTTTAATGTAATTATTCAAAATTTACCCCTAATTTTGTCAAATTCACATGCTTTCAACCGTTTTCAAAACAAAAGTAAGGATTAAATTGTAAAAATGTGTGACTTAAATGGacttaaattattttttgaaagaGTGAACTTTTTTCATTTGTGCTTAAATAATAAACCGGAGTGAGTAACTATCAAGAACTAATTTCTACTACCAAATACTTAACTTGTGAAGCAAGTTAACcgattgatattttgattttaattaaagaCCAAAGACCGTTTAATAGTTTAACAAATTGATAAGTTAGACAAAATAAAGTGTCCATTTATTCTAATCCTTTGATCACGTTAGCATTTCCAACAAAAATTATTTTCGGTTCAACAATATGCTTTTAGCTGCCTGCAAACCCATACACATTACACACAGATATCGCATGCATATCCTACTATCCTTTTCCAAATTCCAATGAAATCGATCATCATATAATAAGTTGAAAAAATCACGTATCACTGCCATATGCCATCGAAATATGAAATTATGCTGAAAAGAATCTCtgtttttcctttccttttcctaCAAACAAACACTCATGCCGTGCGCTTCTCATTTTCTCATTCCCTTCTATCAACCGCTGCTAAACGACACTTACGATCTGTTTAGCTGGTAGCAAAACGACGACAACTGCATTTCCTACCCTGGCATAATATGATAATAATACCATGCTGTGCTGTCCTACACCTTAGTTCTGATTCCTAATTGGAGGCTCACCTTTCAAGTTTCAATTAAATGTGTACACATACATTCACACGTGCACCTGATCACTTAGAAAGTAGAGCCATATCACTCAAACAATTCAtcataaaataattgaaataggAAGCTCGATTGATGGCAGTGCAATGTGCAATGATATGGATACAAAGACTCAGATTCAAACTAACATAATTTACATAAACAGTATCTATAAGCAATGAGAAAAAATTGATCATTTATTATGAACCTACTATGATTTTGTAGTATATAAAAGGGATAGGATGGTCATAAACATGTAAAATTAAACCTTTTTAAACTATTTTGTGCACTTTGTTTCCTACTACAACGCGTTACCCAAATTCCTTGTTGTTTTAACCCAAAAGCAAAACCTGATATCTTAAAAATTAAAGTGAAACGGAAAAATTGTTTATGACCGGGAAACTGACTGAGCCAGTTTCTCAATTTTTTCCACAAGTTCAGGTGATAGCTTCTTTACCGGTTTCCTTTCCTTTTCAGGTCGAAAATCAAATCCCAAAGCTTCAGTTACCTCTTCGGAGCTCCACCCAGCCTTTCGGAGCGAATCAGAAAACCGATCCGCTTTCAATAACAAAGCATCCAACACCGCTTGATTATCCAACATCACCATTTCTCCTTCAAAAAATCCACATGCCGAAACCTGAACCATTTCGGTTATATCCGGTTCGCTCCACCCACCTAATCTCAAAACCGACCCGATTTTTTCTATGTATTCAACCACCCAACCCGGAGTTTCAGACCGTGCATGATTAATATCAAAAAACCGCTCCGGCGATGATACCGATGACAAAGAGTTCCGCCGGCGACGATCTGTGGCGGCTTCTGTCCAGAACTCCACCCACCTAGGCATCCTCCCTCCGTCGAGGCTCCTCCGAGAGAAAGCCGTTGAAGAACCCGCGGATTTCTCGCTAACGGACCTCTGTTTCATGAGAATCTTCGGATCGGATTCGGAGCTTCGAAAGAGAGACTCCCGTTGAAAGAAATCAGAGAGATCAAAACCACAACAGAAGATCCTATTCTCGTCGACGTAGAAAACAGGATTCCCGGCGAGTGAAGGATTAGAAGGAATGTAACAATGGTTGAAAATAGGAATCAGTAACGGAGCTTTCTTCAAAGCATTTCTCGCAACTCGCAATGCTTTTTCAGGCTCTGAAGGTCTTAATCCCCAAGATTTCGACCAGAACGCGTTCCGTGCAATCTGAAAAGAAATAGCGGCGATCGGAAGGTCTAACGAGGCGCGGAGACGGAGGCGAGCGGAGGTAGATCGCCAGTCAGGGAATCCAGGTCCGACAGGCATACCGGCGGCGAGAATTGCACGAAGGTCCGGCGGAAAAACAAAACCAAACTCCGCCTCTGCTCGTGCGAACTCAGCGTCGGAGAGACCATGTTGCACTTCTACGCCGGAGTTATGGAGCTGTGTTATGACCTTATCAACCACAGAAGAAAATGAGAATAAACCGTTACGTTCTGGgaaagaggaggaggatgaggaggaagATGAAGCGGCTCGggctgataaacgtcttagacCGGCTATGTGAGCCGGGTTTAAACCGGTCATTCTCCGGTCTACATCGACCATTGTGATGAAATTGAGAATGATATGAGGTAGTGGTAGTTTGTGTGTATGAGGGGAAGGTGAAGTGGAAGGGAGCGTTTTTTTTTGGAGGTAGAGAAACAGAGACAGagaaggactttagcttgtacaCGAACTTCTTGATT harbors:
- the LOC131630879 gene encoding uncharacterized protein LOC131630879, giving the protein MVDVDRRMTGLNPAHIAGLRRLSARAASSSSSSSSSFPERNGLFSFSSVVDKVITQLHNSGVEVQHGLSDAEFARAEAEFGFVFPPDLRAILAAGMPVGPGFPDWRSTSARLRLRASLDLPIAAISFQIARNAFWSKSWGLRPSEPEKALRVARNALKKAPLLIPIFNHCYIPSNPSLAGNPVFYVDENRIFCCGFDLSDFFQRESLFRSSESDPKILMKQRSVSEKSAGSSTAFSRRSLDGGRMPRWVEFWTEAATDRRRRNSLSSVSSPERFFDINHARSETPGWVVEYIEKIGSVLRLGGWSEPDITEMVQVSACGFFEGEMVMLDNQAVLDALLLKADRFSDSLRKAGWSSEEVTEALGFDFRPEKERKPVKKLSPELVEKIEKLAQSVSRS